One region of Niallia sp. Man26 genomic DNA includes:
- a CDS encoding aminotransferase class V-fold PLP-dependent enzyme, which translates to MAKKTSYLFKIASHPQEFEQIFRLNHETFAEEIPQHDRNEQGVLIDSFHDQNTYIIALKDHQVIGMISLADKRPFSLDKKLGDIGFYLSDIVNVNKLCEIRLLSIRKEYRKTKVFVGLLRMLHHVFIEKGYDGAVISGILREEKLYKHIGFIPFAHQVGSHGAIYQPMYLLKDRILLSEKVLPATVSFLPGPVLVTDNVLDAFCRQGFSHRDNLFMEMMERVQTRLTDLTKAKYVQVMLGTGTLANDAVAAQLSLLNGKGLILSNGEFGERLAQRAARFQLHCQVLKKEWGEPFSEEELRTALNGGVEWIWYVHCETSTGTVIPIEHITKLIGDKPIKQAVDCISTIGALPVSLKNVYLATAVSGKGIESVSGLALVFHNHAVKPNEQLPPYLDLGLYHSHNSVPYTHSSPLLAALEQALTKDFTKKFSDVADWFAYTYKRLTDAKFYVLPAANLHCSPILTVCLDPALSSVMIGDWMKKQGFHLHYQSSYLQERNWIQISMLANVSIENTEAMLQIFFSICSYLQQLLDDNREALAN; encoded by the coding sequence ATGGCGAAAAAAACTTCCTATTTATTCAAAATTGCTTCACATCCACAGGAATTCGAACAGATTTTTCGGTTAAATCATGAAACCTTTGCTGAGGAAATTCCCCAGCATGACAGAAATGAGCAAGGAGTGCTAATTGATTCTTTTCATGACCAAAATACATATATCATTGCCTTAAAGGATCATCAAGTAATTGGCATGATTTCTCTGGCAGATAAGCGGCCTTTTTCCTTAGATAAAAAGCTGGGAGATATTGGTTTTTACTTGTCTGACATAGTGAATGTAAATAAGCTTTGCGAAATCAGGCTGCTCTCTATTAGGAAGGAGTACCGGAAAACAAAGGTTTTCGTTGGCTTATTGCGCATGCTTCACCATGTCTTTATCGAGAAAGGCTACGATGGAGCTGTTATTAGCGGCATTCTCCGTGAGGAAAAACTGTATAAGCATATCGGGTTTATTCCGTTTGCCCATCAAGTTGGCAGTCATGGAGCAATCTATCAGCCTATGTATCTGTTAAAGGATAGAATTTTGCTTTCAGAAAAAGTATTGCCGGCAACGGTTTCTTTTTTGCCAGGCCCTGTTTTAGTAACAGACAATGTCCTTGATGCGTTTTGTCGCCAAGGTTTCTCCCATCGTGACAACTTATTTATGGAGATGATGGAACGAGTGCAGACAAGGCTGACAGATCTTACGAAAGCTAAATATGTTCAAGTAATGCTCGGAACAGGAACGCTCGCAAACGACGCTGTCGCCGCCCAGCTGTCTCTATTAAACGGTAAAGGGCTAATCTTAAGCAACGGAGAATTTGGAGAGCGTTTGGCGCAAAGGGCAGCAAGATTCCAGCTTCATTGCCAAGTTTTAAAGAAAGAGTGGGGCGAGCCGTTCTCAGAGGAGGAATTGAGAACAGCACTCAATGGAGGAGTGGAATGGATATGGTATGTTCATTGTGAAACCTCTACGGGCACTGTCATTCCGATTGAACATATAACCAAGTTAATAGGTGACAAGCCGATTAAACAGGCAGTAGACTGTATCAGCACGATAGGAGCACTGCCAGTCAGCCTTAAAAATGTATATTTAGCAACAGCTGTGAGTGGAAAAGGAATTGAATCAGTCTCAGGATTAGCTCTCGTATTTCATAATCATGCTGTTAAGCCGAATGAACAGCTTCCACCGTATTTAGATTTAGGACTGTACCATTCCCATAACAGTGTCCCATATACCCATTCTTCCCCATTGCTTGCTGCATTAGAGCAAGCGCTCACAAAAGATTTTACAAAAAAGTTTAGCGATGTTGCCGACTGGTTTGCATACACATATAAAAGACTGACAGATGCTAAGTTTTATGTGTTGCCGGCAGCAAATTTGCACTGTTCCCCAATCCTGACAGTATGTCTTGATCCCGCTCTTTCCTCTGTTATGATTGGTGATTGGATGAAAAAGCAAGGTTTTCATCTCCATTATCAAAGCAGCTACTTGCAAGAGAGAAACTGGATTCAAATATCAATGTTAGCAAATGTGTCAATTGAAAATACCGAGGCAATGCTGCAAATATTTTTTAGCATTTGTTCTTATCTGCAACAATTACTAGACGACAACAGAGAAGCGCTGGCAAACTGA
- a CDS encoding NTP transferase domain-containing protein, with protein sequence MKVIYLAAGQSKRMGCKKMALHFGGEALGMRALKTILHNPKTYVYVVVHPQDNLDWISADVQQQLSAGRGELVVSEKAHLGQSCSLIAGVKKAEEHKVDKVLICLADQPFIPKSMLQTLLCQSLEKDEKYIACLNNGVIKPPVVLSSLLFDRIYELTGDTGARTILKDSSLKGKLLEFIDDDFFADIDTMADYRNYCRVLEDRGADDEKFTTK encoded by the coding sequence TTGAAGGTAATTTACCTCGCTGCTGGGCAAAGCAAAAGGATGGGCTGTAAAAAAATGGCACTTCACTTTGGAGGAGAAGCGCTGGGAATGAGGGCGTTAAAAACAATCCTTCATAATCCAAAAACCTATGTGTATGTTGTCGTGCATCCACAAGATAACTTAGATTGGATTTCTGCAGATGTGCAGCAACAGCTATCAGCTGGAAGAGGGGAATTAGTTGTCTCTGAAAAAGCCCATTTAGGGCAATCCTGCTCCTTAATTGCAGGCGTAAAAAAAGCAGAAGAGCATAAGGTAGACAAAGTGCTGATTTGCTTGGCAGATCAGCCTTTCATCCCTAAATCTATGCTGCAAACCTTGCTGTGCCAGTCATTGGAGAAAGACGAAAAATATATTGCTTGCTTAAATAACGGAGTCATTAAACCGCCAGTAGTGTTATCCTCTTTATTGTTTGATCGAATTTATGAATTGACTGGAGACACAGGAGCAAGAACTATTCTAAAAGACTCAAGTTTAAAAGGGAAGTTGCTTGAATTTATTGATGATGACTTTTTCGCAGATATCGATACAATGGCTGACTATCGAAATTATTGCCGTGTTTTAGAAGATAGGGGGGCAGATGATGAAAAGTTCACTACAAAATGA
- a CDS encoding XdhC/CoxI family protein: MMSSDEYAVIHAVAASCSGGFLTTIIDVTGSAYRREGTMMFFSEDNWEMGLLSGGCVEQDILARMEIEEHDRRSSFSLIYDLRSEDDLSWGQGAGCDGSITVLMEYVSSELKNNLTLVRQWLENGDTVEHIKVLDDDLNVISSVFISETGENAGNFDTHFVHSVPVNKLYADEKTGRYYFRQTFLPQPRLIIYGAGADARPVCEIAKQAGFQVIVADWRQSYCTKEHFPHADLLVNGNPLSVLEEVHVRSSDFIVIMTHNFTKDKELMNYLLRGEYAFVGMLGSKKRADRLLGNKGKPDWFYSPVGLSINADGPEQIAISIAAQLIAVKNSNTESSKVVKS, translated from the coding sequence ATGATGTCTTCAGATGAGTATGCTGTTATACACGCTGTTGCAGCTAGTTGCTCTGGCGGTTTTTTAACGACAATCATTGATGTAACAGGTTCTGCATACCGCAGAGAAGGAACGATGATGTTCTTTTCAGAGGATAACTGGGAAATGGGTTTGTTGAGCGGCGGCTGCGTCGAGCAAGATATTTTAGCAAGAATGGAAATCGAGGAGCATGATAGAAGATCATCCTTTTCCCTTATATATGATTTGCGTTCAGAGGATGATTTATCTTGGGGACAGGGCGCAGGATGCGACGGCAGCATAACTGTATTGATGGAATATGTGAGCAGTGAGCTTAAGAATAATCTCACCTTGGTGAGGCAATGGCTCGAAAATGGCGATACAGTAGAGCATATTAAGGTGCTTGATGATGATTTAAACGTCATTTCAAGTGTGTTTATCAGTGAAACAGGAGAGAATGCTGGCAATTTTGACACTCATTTTGTGCACTCTGTTCCAGTGAATAAGCTGTATGCTGACGAAAAGACAGGCAGATATTATTTTCGCCAAACCTTCTTACCACAGCCAAGATTGATTATATATGGTGCAGGAGCTGATGCACGGCCAGTTTGTGAAATAGCCAAACAGGCAGGTTTCCAAGTAATTGTTGCTGATTGGCGCCAAAGCTATTGCACAAAAGAGCATTTCCCCCATGCTGACCTGCTTGTTAATGGCAATCCTTTGTCTGTGCTGGAGGAAGTTCATGTTAGAAGCAGCGATTTTATTGTTATCATGACACATAACTTTACGAAGGATAAAGAGCTGATGAACTATTTACTTCGTGGAGAGTATGCTTTTGTCGGTATGCTCGGCTCGAAAAAACGAGCAGATCGGCTGTTGGGCAATAAAGGCAAACCAGACTGGTTTTATTCTCCTGTGGGCCTGAGCATAAATGCAGACGGTCCTGAACAAATAGCAATCAGCATTGCAGCACAATTAATTGCAGTCAAAAACAGCAATACGGAAAGCTCGAAAGTGGTGAAAAGTTGA
- a CDS encoding helix-turn-helix transcriptional regulator — translation MNKEIIKFIRKNYEMTQRDFAKVVNCSFALIALVEVGKRNVSKELENKVKTAFNIDDQDIQSITTIISEFSKGIPPFM, via the coding sequence ATGAACAAAGAAATTATTAAATTTATTCGAAAAAACTATGAGATGACACAGAGAGACTTTGCTAAGGTTGTCAATTGCAGCTTTGCGTTAATTGCACTTGTGGAAGTAGGTAAAAGAAATGTCAGCAAGGAGCTTGAGAACAAGGTGAAGACGGCATTTAACATAGATGATCAAGACATACAGTCCATCACTACTATTATCTCTGAATTTAGTAAAGGCATCCCTCCATTCATGTAA
- a CDS encoding glycerol-3-phosphate acyltransferase, which translates to MLVLYFISAYLLGNLLFGVIIGRILSGTDIRSEGSQNAGARNAGRLYGKKAFVLTFLGDALKGAAVIITGRLLGCSTAVLLAGLLFVCIGHIKPLVFRFKGGKGISTLIGGLIAIHWLFVPIIIVSFFVFYLLYRGFTVPGLLSLTVCAFAFFLMEKDVWSGCLALLLVAVIILAHRVSWREFLVRKTK; encoded by the coding sequence TTGCTAGTTTTGTATTTCATTTCCGCTTATCTACTCGGAAATCTTTTATTTGGTGTCATCATTGGGAGAATTCTTTCAGGGACAGATATACGTTCAGAAGGCAGCCAAAATGCTGGGGCAAGGAATGCTGGCAGGCTGTATGGTAAAAAAGCTTTTGTACTTACGTTTTTAGGAGATGCCTTAAAAGGTGCGGCTGTTATTATAACAGGAAGATTACTTGGTTGCTCGACTGCAGTGTTGCTTGCCGGCTTGCTGTTTGTTTGTATCGGGCATATTAAGCCGCTTGTTTTTCGGTTTAAAGGCGGAAAAGGAATCTCCACATTAATCGGCGGACTAATCGCGATTCATTGGCTGTTTGTCCCGATCATCATTGTCAGCTTCTTTGTTTTTTATCTTCTATACCGAGGTTTTACTGTACCAGGTTTGCTGAGTTTAACTGTTTGTGCCTTCGCTTTTTTCTTAATGGAAAAGGACGTTTGGTCAGGCTGCCTTGCTCTGCTGCTGGTAGCTGTGATTATACTCGCCCATCGTGTCAGCTGGAGGGAGTTTCTAGTTAGAAAAACTAAATAA
- a CDS encoding FAD binding domain-containing protein, with protein sequence MMKSSLQNDDTAVDAPAGLGEVFSLRQEGSMFIAGGTLLQLNWEAGQQKPHHLISSHRLESLQGIEEEANFLRIGASALLSDCILDSNIQKRAKILAEACTKIAAPAVRNRGTLGGNICSRVGDSIPALLVLDAQLHFFNGVSTYVVPLSQWIKAGPLTEPDLLVSVNIPLSTESRSISFFQKIGRRESFTAAIISSAGRIEMENGVITDAKMAIGGGAHQPQRLSDAESYVLQKSLKTMEWQVLRSMIEHGFHSYSDPFVTDSYRRKAAANIIVANLYNLLNSEYVKEDEGCD encoded by the coding sequence ATGATGAAAAGTTCACTACAAAATGATGATACAGCTGTTGATGCACCTGCGGGCTTAGGAGAGGTTTTTTCATTAAGACAGGAAGGTTCTATGTTTATTGCCGGAGGCACTCTTTTACAATTGAACTGGGAAGCTGGTCAGCAAAAACCACATCATTTGATCAGCTCCCACCGGTTAGAAAGCTTACAAGGTATAGAAGAAGAAGCAAATTTTTTGCGAATCGGTGCATCAGCTTTATTGTCTGATTGTATCCTCGACTCAAATATTCAGAAAAGAGCGAAAATTTTAGCGGAGGCCTGTACAAAAATTGCTGCACCTGCTGTTCGGAACAGGGGTACATTAGGCGGAAATATTTGCAGCAGAGTAGGAGATTCTATCCCTGCTTTACTTGTTTTAGATGCACAGCTGCATTTTTTTAATGGCGTTTCAACGTATGTTGTTCCATTATCACAATGGATTAAAGCTGGTCCGCTAACAGAGCCTGATTTGCTGGTTTCGGTAAATATCCCGCTATCCACCGAAAGCCGGAGCATATCCTTTTTTCAGAAGATAGGACGCAGAGAAAGCTTCACTGCTGCCATTATTTCTTCAGCAGGCAGGATAGAGATGGAAAATGGCGTCATTACAGATGCAAAAATGGCCATCGGCGGCGGTGCTCACCAGCCGCAAAGACTGTCAGACGCGGAAAGCTATGTACTGCAGAAAAGCTTAAAAACGATGGAGTGGCAAGTGTTACGCTCTATGATTGAACATGGCTTCCATTCTTATTCTGACCCTTTTGTTACAGACAGCTACAGAAGAAAAGCGGCTGCCAATATTATTGTTGCCAATCTTTATAACCTGCTAAATTCGGAGTATGTAAAGGAGGATGAAGGATGCGATTGA